One Mangifera indica cultivar Alphonso chromosome 4, CATAS_Mindica_2.1, whole genome shotgun sequence genomic region harbors:
- the LOC123213459 gene encoding peroxidase N1-like has translation MASPRSRINASFSIFLFLVMAVTYVYSQDTRVGFYSKTCPQAESIVKSTIKAHFQSDPSIAPGLLRMHFHDCFVQGCDASILIDGPNTEKTAPPNTLLRGYEVIDDAKSQIEAACPGAVSCADILALAARDSVVITGGLSWSVPTGRRDGRVSQASDAGNLPSFTDSVEVQKQKFLDKGLNTQDLVTLVGGHTIGTSACQFFRYRLYNFTANGADSSINSAFLPQLQALCPENGDGARRVGLDTGSSDRFDTSFFSNLRDGRGVIESDQKLWTDASTKTIVQRFLRIGGLLGLTFSVEFGKSMVKMSNIGVKTGTEGEIRRVCSAVN, from the exons ATGGCTTCTCCTCGTTCCAGAATTAATGCGtccttttctatatttttgtttcttgtcATGGCAGTAACATATGTTTATAGCCAAGACACACGTGTTGGGTTCTATTCAAAAACATGCCCTCAAGCTGAATCCATAGTTAAGTCTACTATTAAAGCTCATTTCCAGTCTGATCCCTCCATTGCCCCTGGCTTACTAAGGATGCATTTCCATGACTGTTTCGTCCAAGGCTGCGATGCTTCTATTCTCATTGACGGCCCTAACACTGAGAAAACTGCACCACCAAACACCCTGCTGAGAGGATATGAAGTTATTGATGATGCCAAGTCTCAGATTGAGGCTGCATGCCCAGGTGCCGTCTCATGTGCTGATATACTTGCCCTTGCAGCCCGTGATTCCGTTGTTATT ACAGGAGGACTAAGTTGGTCAGTACCCACTGGACGCAGAGATGGCAGGGTCTCACAGGCATCTGATGCTGGAAATTTGCCAAGTTTCACTGATTCGGTTGAAGTGCAAAAGCAAAAGTTTCTTGATAAGGGTTTAAACACTCAAGACCTCGTCACTCTTGTTG GAGGACATACCATTGGTACTTCAGCATGCCAATTTTTTAGATACAGACTATATAATTTCACTGCAAATGGAGCTGATTCTTCCATCAATTCTGCCTTCCTTCCTCAACTACAAGCGCTCTGTCCAGAAAATGGTGATGGCGCAAGGCGTGTTGGATTAGACACAGGCAGCTCTGACAGATTTGACACATCTTTCTTCTCAAATTTGAGGGATGGACGTGGTGTAATAGAGTCTGATCAGAAGTTATGGACTGATGCTTCCACTAAAACTATCGTCCAACGCTTCTTGCGTATCGGAGGGTTGCTTGGGTTGACCTTCAGTGTAGAGTTTGGAAAATCAATGGTGAAGATGAGTAACATTGGAGTTAAAACGGGAACTGAAGGTGAAATTCGCAGAGTATGTTCTGCAGTAAACTAA